ATCGTTGCTCAGTTCTCCCGCATTGGGTAAAAACGAGGTGCATCTGGTCGGTTTGCCTAAACTGGACTTTTATTTTCAGGGACGCTTTAATGATCGGGAAGGCATTCTTCGACGCTGGGGATTGGATCCAAACAAGAAGACTGTTTTGTACGCCCCGACCTACAAGCCGACTTCCCTTTACGACATTAAGGACGATATCTTTGAACAGACAAAGGATTTTAATCTGATTATTAAATTGCATCCCTATAGCTGGATGGGCAAGTATGCTCCGCACCGCCAGCATCGAATTTTTGAAAAACGCGTAAAGAAATACAATCATGCCGTTTTATTGCCCTTTGAAGCCTACAATATCGTTCCTTTTTACGCCGTGGCCGATACGATCATTAGCGAGGCTTCCAGCACGGTGTTCGATTTTTTAGCGCTCGGTAAATTTGGCATTGTTTATGACCTGCCCTGCGATGATTTAAAACATTCCGATGGCGAGCCGTTACTGGAAATTGACAACCGCGAATTTTTAAAAGGCGCTTTTGTTCATATCCAAAACGGAAAACAAATTTACCAGGCGGTGGAACAGGCGCTGAATCCTACACAAGAGATGAAAGAAAAAGCCGAAGTGTATCGCAACGAACTTTTTTACAAGCTGGACGGTAAAGCCACGGAACGCTTTGTAAAAAAAATGGAGGAATTATATTACGAAGGCGGCCACGAAAATGTGCCAGAACAGTGAAAGATTTAATAGCAATTACAAATTACGAATTACGAATTACGAATTACGGATTGCGAATTGGTCGGTTGAGATGGCAGGGAAGTGTAAACGGATTGCGTGGTGGAATCGTAGGAATGAGTAAATGGTGGTTGCCAAAAGCTTTAAACCTTCAGCACCAGAAATGGTAAAGAGGTAGGACTGGTAGCGCCTGTTCTCTGGCAGGGCTTCACTAGAGGAGCTGAATTTAATTAATAACGAATCGGAAAGGAAATAAAATAGATGAAAGCTGTTATTGTTGCCGCAGGACGCGGCAGTCGCCTGATGAATCACAAACCTAAAACGTTGACCGAAATTGGTGGGAAAACGATATTTCAATACATTCTGAAAAACTTAACCGCGGCCGGCGTCCGGCAGTTTGTGGTCGTGGTGGGCTACCAGGCGCCAATTTTGCAAGATTTTTTGGTGCAACACGATTATTTTGGGCTGGATATCCAGACGGTGTACAACGATGAATGGCAACGGGGCAACGGAATTTCTGTCCTCAAGTCCGAAAGCCTTGTTGGCAACCAGCCTTTTATTCTTTCCATGAGCGATCACATCGTCAGTCCGGCCGCTTTGCAACGAATCATTGAGGCCGAGGACTCGCGCAATCTTTTGCTGGTCGATCCGGATGTGGAGCGCATTTTTGACATCGATGACGCCACCAAAGTGCAGTTAAAAAATGAAGTAATTCTGGACATCGGAAAAGAACTGGACGCTTACAATGGCATTGATTGCGGTATTTTTAGATTGAAACCTGATTTTTATCAGGCCATGCGCCAACAACTCCAGGAGGGTAAAGAATCGATCAGCGCCGCCATTCAAAAATTGATTAACAACAACGACATGGCCGCTGTATTCATGCAAAATGATGAATGGTGGATCGATATCGATACGCCGGAAAGCCTGGCCTACGCCCAAAAGCGGATTCGTGATCTCACTTATCAGGAACTTTCTATTTAATCGCATTGTCCATCAAGAGCAAGGCCGGCTTTTAAATTCACCGCCTTGCACAGCCTGCTTTTAAATTGGGCGCCTAATTGAATGATACTTTGCGGTGAGCTCCCGCTACAAATTGTAGTTTTTTCCTTAAAGGAAGAAGGCGACTTTTAACACGCAGCCTGATGCGGTACAGGTTATCTTCAATTGTTCCGGGGACAAGTAACCTTTTGAATTTTGAATGGAGGCGCCAGTAATACGTTTCTATGAGCGACGGTTTTGTAAAATGCGAAAAGATCAATGGATAATGATAAGCAGTCAATTCCCGGTGAGCAACACGCTCAAATCGATAAATTTGACTTTTGGAAAGCGCGGTATGCCACTTGTTAAAATTCCCGCGCTTTAAATCGGAGACAATGTTTTTGGCAATGAAACGGATTAAGCTCTTATCCTGATCATCTATTCCAAGAAAATCAATCAGTTGTTGAAAGATTAAAACAGGATTTTGTAAGAGATCTTCATACCGCAACTCAAATTTTTGATCGTCTTTTAATGTAGCAAAGAAATTTTGTGCTAAGTTAATTCTTTTCTTCCATTCTTCGGCCGCGCAGTGGATGTTTTTGGGGCCAAAATGCGTTTTGAATTCCGACAGAGCAACGTCGCGTCCATCGCGTACAATGTGAATGAACTGAGCGTCTGGAAACAGCCGCAGAATTTTATCCAGGCCGAAAATGTATTCCGGTGTTTTGTCTCCCCAGCGTTCCATGCCATGATATTGTGCAAATTGTAAAAAAATGGCCTGAAGAAGCCCGGAATAAGAAGGGAATTTTAACGATGATAATACCTTTTCTTTATCGAGATCAAAGTTAAACCTTTTCTTTATTCGTTTAAAATAACGCTCCTGAACGATATCTTCCAGCAGATTGATCAAATTTTCCCGGCGATTAAGATCACCGTATTGCTCTAATGCGTCATAATAACGGAGGATGAACTGGCTTTCCGTGCCAAAGTTAATCTTCAAATACTTGCGAATCAGTTTGATTAAAATAGAGGTGCCCGACCGCCCATGACCAATAACAAAGACTGGATTCAACTTTCGATGTTTTACCTGCAGCTCTGGCAATAGTTCTTGAACCATGCGCCCATCCTTTTTTATTCATTAAAATAAAAGTTAATGTTCGAAGAGTATTAAAATTCCATTTATTTTTTATGAAAAAGTTTTAAACTTAAAGCGTACGCTATTTTCAAGCAAGGACTGCTTTCGCCTGTGGCTTTTTCCCTACGGTGTAATGGATACCTGTGTTCTAATGAATGATACGTCTTTGTGTCAGGAATTTTCTGGGTAGGCCTCTTAGCTTACAAAGAGTGGAATGAGGAATGACATTTCGGCGTCCATTCAACCAATCAGCGGGGTAAAAATTTTTGCATCCCACCCCGGAGGCTGTTGCAAATTCAGTTTGAGTAAAATTCAAAAAATTTGTAAATTCTGGGCGACAGATAAAACAAGTAATAACAAAGGAATTCCATGAGTTTTATTACTTATAATCGCTCACAAATGAATCTCTTTGGCTATAGTGTGGAAGATTTTGCCAGAGACGATCCAAAGAGTCGATTTGTAGTGGAGTTGGTTTCGCGCCTTGATTTAAGTGCACTTTATTCCCGTTATAGTTCACAAGGCGGTGATTCTTATGCCCCAGACATGATGCTTGCCTTATGGTTTTATGCTTATAGTAACGGCATTACCAGCACCCGTAAGCTGGAGGAATTGTGTAAATATGATACGCGCTACATTTATATCACTGGGAATCAGCATCCGGATCATAGTACATTAAGTCGTTTTCGCAAGGCACATTTGGATTTATTAGACCAATATTTTGTAGAGATACTTTTAATTGCCCAGGCCGAAGGCATAAGTAGTTTCAACCAGATAGCCATAGATGGCACGAAAATCAAAGCGCACAGCAGTAAGCGTCATGGCTACACTGAGGATCAATTAGACAAACGTATAGAGAAGTTAAGAGCAGAGATCAAGCAATACATGCAGCGCTGTAATTTTGTAGAACAGGGGGCCACGGATGAATTAGATTTAGAAACTCTTCGAGCGGAGAAAGAACGGCTTGAGCGCTTAGAGAAAGAGATATTAGAACGTAAAGCCCAATTGAAAGAGCGTAAGAAACAGCTCAAATCAGAACATCGTTCAAGACATCAAATAAATGTAAAAGAGCCGGATGCCCGCATGATGCCTTCGGTGGATGGGCCGGGTTATAACGCACAATTAGGCGTAGATATGTCGAGTCATTTAATTGTAGCCCATGAAGTGGTAAGCCAGCCCAACGACCAGGGTCAATTCATACCGATCCAAGAACAAGTAGAGAAGAATCTTGGTTCAGATGATAAGCGATCTTACACAGCCGATTCCGGTTATCACAATAGCGCAGACCTAAAAGAATTGGAAGAAAAGCAGATCGATGCCGTAATAGCCGATCCCCAGTTATCCAATCGTTCGATAAAGGAGACACCGACCTCCAAGGAAGAATTGCAAAAAGAAGAAAGAAAACTAAAACGAAGTGATTTTGTGTATCATGAACAGGGAGATTACTATGAATGTCCGGCGGGTAAGAAGCTTTTTCCAGTTGAGAGGAATAGCGAACGGATCGTATATCGTTCCAATGATTGTCAGGACTGTCCCTTAATTAATTTATGCATTTCCAGTAAAAAGAAAGTTAAGCAAATCCATCGTTCAGTTAATGAGAGTTATTGCGAACGTATGGCGAAAAAGTTACAAACTTCAGCGGCGCAGGAACGACTAAAGAAGCGTTCGGTGACAGTTGAACCTGTTTTTGGTAATTTGAAGCATAATTTAGGCTATCGTGGATTTTCCTTATCTGGTCTTAATAATGTTCGTAGTGAATTTACGTTAATGTGTATTGGGCATAATATTAATGTTCTATTTAAAAATATGTTAGGGAAACGTTTAGCAGCGTTTATAAAAGCATCACAAGAAAAAGATGATCTATTAATTTTATTTTCAAAGAATATTTTGGCATTTTTAATTCTATATTTTGCCCAACGTTTAAGAATGAGAAAAAATTATCAATATCGGAGAATATAAACATTAATTCCTCCCCCCCCCCCATGCAACAGCCTCCCCGGTGGGACAGATGCTACGAAGGAAGTTTTCTAAAAAATAAAAAAAGCCGGCCATTGCTGACCGACTTTTAGGGTCTCAGGGAAGGGCATGTTTAGATAGTAAAACTAAAAAGTTTGTCTCTTTATTTCCGCAGAGCTAAAATATTTTTCCAGACCTGTTCCCAGTTGACGATATTCCACCATGCTTCGATGTAAGCGGCCCGTTTGTTTTCGTACTGTAGATAATAGGCATGTTCCCAAACGTCGATACCCATCACCGGAGTGCTGCCCCAGGGCGAGAGTTTCTGTTGATTTTCGGCCTGTAGAACAATCAACCGATCGTCCTGCGGGCGGTAATGGAGTAGCCCCCAGCCGCTGCCTTCAACCGCTTTGGCCGCTGCGGAAAATTGCGCTTTAAAGGCTTCAAAGCTACCAAAGTCGCGTTCAATCATCTTAAGCAGTTCGCCTTTCGGTTTACCGCCACCGCCTTTGCCAGCCGGCGCCATCACTTTCCAGAACATGGAGTGTAAAAAGTGTCCGCCGCCGTTAAAGGCAGCTTTACGCGACCAGTACTGAATTAAACCGAAATCGCCGGTTGCCCGCGCTCTGGCCAGTTCTTTTTCCGCCTTGTTTAATCCTTTTACATAACCGGCATGATGCTTACTGTGGTGTAATTCCATAATTCTCCTGTTAATGTATGGTTCCAGCGCATCATACGCGTAGGGTAACGGCGGTAATTTGTGTTCGGTTAGTTGGCCGCTGAGGTCCGCAGATTGTTCTGCATTGGCCGCCATAATATGAGGCGCTAAAATACCGCCAGCCATTACCAGGCCGCTTGCTTTTAAAAAGTTTCTACGATTGGACATGTTTTCCTCCTGAAATTATTTTGAAATTAGAATATTGTAACCGTTAAAGATAAAAAAAAATTCCGCGACTAAGATGGTTTTGTTAAAATTAAAAAATCATTTAAGATAAGCAGAGCGCTGTTCTTTTTCAGGAATCGATGAACATGCTTTCTGGCAGCCGTAAAAAGCTAATGGTCATGCCAATGGTGACAGGCATAATGAAGCAAAAGGCCAGAAGGTTGTCCTGGTCAAAGGAAGGTAAAATAAGTTTTAAAAGAATTAACAAACCGGCGCCTGCCAGTTGTAAAATCCACAAAAACTTTAACGATTTATAAGCCCACGCTTTTTCGCGGGCCAGAAAAATGGCAAAAACGGCGATTAACAAGGTAAGCGGATTGGCCAAAAGAATATTTTCGTTACCGTAGGTCACGTCGTGTTCGGTAAAAAACATCACAAAAAATAACACCAGGCCAGGAATTCCTAAAACCAATCCCAGTAAAAAGTTGTAAAGACTGAAAATCAGCGTAAACCAGCGAAAGGGTCTTCGTTTTTGGATCAGAACTAAAAGAAGAGCCAGGCCTCCGATGAATAAACCGAAAAACAAGACCGGCCATTCGTGTCGAGGGACGTTTTTCGGTGTGGGCGAACGGTTGGCCTTAAACCAGATTACCGGAGAGTCGGCAAGGGCGTGTTGTTGCCCTGTGCTGTCTGTGTAGCTAAAAGCCAGCACGTGTCGTTCCAGTTCATCGGGTAAAAACATTTCGTCCCATTTTGTAATGGGTTGATCGATGCGGTCGCTCATCAAGAACATGAGCAGCCATTCCAGGGCGGGATTTCGGGCCACATAACGTCTGGTGTGTTGACGCAAGGTCATGGATGCCGGCGCTTGCATGGCCTGTTTAAACTGACCGTCAACCGCCTGATCCAGCAGGTCTCGCAAACGAGTGGAACAGTTATCGTAATAATGATGGTAGAGGTATTTTTTGTTTTGTGGTAAAATATTCCATTCTACAAAGCGGGCAAGCTTTAATCGGCTTTTTAAGGGGATGTTCAGATGGGTCAGCCGAATTTCACGGTTTTCGCGACGGTAGTAGTTAAAATAACCGCTAACGGAAGCGCGGCCTACTTCAAATATTAGCCGTCCCATAACAAAACGGAAAATCATATCATTGTCAAATGAATAGAGTCCGTAGTTGTAGATGGCCGATTGCTGCAGCACGGTGTCTTCCACAATCAATGCCACATGGCCCCAATAAGAAGGAATGTCGTCTCCCGGTCCAAAAGTTACCAGGTAAAAGGTCAAATTTTCTGCTTTGCTCTGGCCGGTTGCCCAGGGCATGGGAGCGGAAAAGAGTAAGCGTACCGTTAAAAGCGCAAGTAAGATGAATTTAATGTGTTTCATTGTTCAACTCTATCTGAAATTAAAAGGCAAAGTTAAAAGGCAAAAGCATACGGCGCAACTTTTAGAAGAAGAGAAATGGATGTGTTTTATGGTTAGAACGTTGAATGTTTTTTAATCAATTCTTCTGCTGGGGAAATCACATCTATTGAGGCGGTGTATGTATTGATTGGAATGATGATCAACTTAATCAATTACTTTCAAATGCCTTCAGATTTGAACAATGATTTAAATTTGCAAAATAGATGCAGATGTTTTTAGTTTTTTTTAAATTCTATTCTCATTATGAGTTGAAAATGAAATCAGGTACGAAGGGGATGGAATCATTAGCATAGACGGGTAAAGACGGTAG
This sequence is a window from Caldithrix abyssi DSM 13497. Protein-coding genes within it:
- a CDS encoding superoxide dismutase, producing MSNRRNFLKASGLVMAGGILAPHIMAANAEQSADLSGQLTEHKLPPLPYAYDALEPYINRRIMELHHSKHHAGYVKGLNKAEKELARARATGDFGLIQYWSRKAAFNGGGHFLHSMFWKVMAPAGKGGGGKPKGELLKMIERDFGSFEAFKAQFSAAAKAVEGSGWGLLHYRPQDDRLIVLQAENQQKLSPWGSTPVMGIDVWEHAYYLQYENKRAAYIEAWWNIVNWEQVWKNILALRK
- a CDS encoding IS1182 family transposase, producing MSFITYNRSQMNLFGYSVEDFARDDPKSRFVVELVSRLDLSALYSRYSSQGGDSYAPDMMLALWFYAYSNGITSTRKLEELCKYDTRYIYITGNQHPDHSTLSRFRKAHLDLLDQYFVEILLIAQAEGISSFNQIAIDGTKIKAHSSKRHGYTEDQLDKRIEKLRAEIKQYMQRCNFVEQGATDELDLETLRAEKERLERLEKEILERKAQLKERKKQLKSEHRSRHQINVKEPDARMMPSVDGPGYNAQLGVDMSSHLIVAHEVVSQPNDQGQFIPIQEQVEKNLGSDDKRSYTADSGYHNSADLKELEEKQIDAVIADPQLSNRSIKETPTSKEELQKEERKLKRSDFVYHEQGDYYECPAGKKLFPVERNSERIVYRSNDCQDCPLINLCISSKKKVKQIHRSVNESYCERMAKKLQTSAAQERLKKRSVTVEPVFGNLKHNLGYRGFSLSGLNNVRSEFTLMCIGHNINVLFKNMLGKRLAAFIKASQEKDDLLILFSKNILAFLILYFAQRLRMRKNYQYRRI
- a CDS encoding sulfotransferase family protein, which codes for MVQELLPELQVKHRKLNPVFVIGHGRSGTSILIKLIRKYLKINFGTESQFILRYYDALEQYGDLNRRENLINLLEDIVQERYFKRIKKRFNFDLDKEKVLSSLKFPSYSGLLQAIFLQFAQYHGMERWGDKTPEYIFGLDKILRLFPDAQFIHIVRDGRDVALSEFKTHFGPKNIHCAAEEWKKRINLAQNFFATLKDDQKFELRYEDLLQNPVLIFQQLIDFLGIDDQDKSLIRFIAKNIVSDLKRGNFNKWHTALSKSQIYRFERVAHRELTAYHYPLIFSHFTKPSLIETYYWRLHSKFKRLLVPGTIEDNLYRIRLRVKSRLLPLRKKLQFVAGAHRKVSFN
- a CDS encoding DUF4105 domain-containing protein codes for the protein MKHIKFILLALLTVRLLFSAPMPWATGQSKAENLTFYLVTFGPGDDIPSYWGHVALIVEDTVLQQSAIYNYGLYSFDNDMIFRFVMGRLIFEVGRASVSGYFNYYRRENREIRLTHLNIPLKSRLKLARFVEWNILPQNKKYLYHHYYDNCSTRLRDLLDQAVDGQFKQAMQAPASMTLRQHTRRYVARNPALEWLLMFLMSDRIDQPITKWDEMFLPDELERHVLAFSYTDSTGQQHALADSPVIWFKANRSPTPKNVPRHEWPVLFFGLFIGGLALLLVLIQKRRPFRWFTLIFSLYNFLLGLVLGIPGLVLFFVMFFTEHDVTYGNENILLANPLTLLIAVFAIFLAREKAWAYKSLKFLWILQLAGAGLLILLKLILPSFDQDNLLAFCFIMPVTIGMTISFLRLPESMFIDS
- a CDS encoding sugar phosphate nucleotidyltransferase, translated to MKAVIVAAGRGSRLMNHKPKTLTEIGGKTIFQYILKNLTAAGVRQFVVVVGYQAPILQDFLVQHDYFGLDIQTVYNDEWQRGNGISVLKSESLVGNQPFILSMSDHIVSPAALQRIIEAEDSRNLLLVDPDVERIFDIDDATKVQLKNEVILDIGKELDAYNGIDCGIFRLKPDFYQAMRQQLQEGKESISAAIQKLINNNDMAAVFMQNDEWWIDIDTPESLAYAQKRIRDLTYQELSI
- a CDS encoding CDP-glycerol glycerophosphotransferase family protein — encoded protein: MAEKIKLLFRIGYAYHKAAFDPVIEYLMNDPKYDVYFSLDAEKKRYFWVLDIPYQQPIIDEWKKLGYRFTKEKKGFDIVITGDTLRDAPEYGKTLLCFLNHGTGIKNILYRNLAKFPDHRYQIFVEGPHRVKSLLSSPALGKNEVHLVGLPKLDFYFQGRFNDREGILRRWGLDPNKKTVLYAPTYKPTSLYDIKDDIFEQTKDFNLIIKLHPYSWMGKYAPHRQHRIFEKRVKKYNHAVLLPFEAYNIVPFYAVADTIISEASSTVFDFLALGKFGIVYDLPCDDLKHSDGEPLLEIDNREFLKGAFVHIQNGKQIYQAVEQALNPTQEMKEKAEVYRNELFYKLDGKATERFVKKMEELYYEGGHENVPEQ